The following coding sequences are from one Clostridioides difficile ATCC 9689 = DSM 1296 window:
- a CDS encoding SLC13 family permease: MGIILKPKQFYMTVIATIILYFSLNYSFNIKFSICLSFLTILIWAVDSVEKTFVALFFVILAFIFNIAPIKVILQFLFTENFYIIILAYIITNAVTKTGVAKIISEKLILNTVNTPKKMILLSYILGILLIFFIPQPFPRVILVSAFYKEFLKEQQITEDSKSILLFSIFTASTFTSMFFVNGDTLLNYVVLELGNCNINWGQWAFYMSVPTIITCFITYFLFTFVFKKELHSIKFISNENLEGNKLHFSYSNLKKEFNLLNKEQKHVFLCLGIMFFMFLTQFIHNINTLIIMSICVLLLLLRKIVGFSTLKEINWKVLIFFIAAFSIGGVLKYSGVVDIMGNYLIKFIPNSSEIISILFLITLTIILNICLGSAVTTSSVVIPLLGSLHILKENSVTLCLFVYIIVSIQYILPFHHATIMVGHGENLYNSKVIFKYGLTLIPLTYFIIICITFPWWKFIGLET, translated from the coding sequence ATGGGTATTATTCTTAAGCCAAAACAATTTTATATGACTGTTATAGCTACCATAATTCTCTACTTCTCTCTTAATTACAGTTTCAACATAAAATTTTCTATATGCTTATCTTTTTTAACTATCTTGATATGGGCTGTAGACTCAGTTGAAAAAACTTTTGTTGCATTGTTTTTTGTAATTCTAGCGTTTATATTTAACATTGCACCAATAAAGGTTATTTTACAGTTTTTATTTACAGAAAATTTTTACATAATAATTCTTGCATACATAATTACTAATGCAGTTACAAAAACAGGTGTCGCAAAAATTATTTCTGAGAAGTTAATTTTAAATACTGTAAATACCCCTAAAAAAATGATTCTTTTATCGTATATTTTAGGTATACTTTTAATATTTTTTATCCCACAACCATTTCCAAGGGTTATTCTTGTATCTGCTTTTTACAAGGAGTTTTTAAAAGAACAACAGATAACTGAAGATTCAAAATCTATACTTTTATTTAGTATATTTACAGCATCTACCTTTACATCAATGTTTTTTGTAAATGGAGACACTCTTCTAAATTATGTTGTACTAGAACTTGGAAATTGTAATATAAATTGGGGTCAATGGGCTTTTTATATGTCTGTTCCAACTATAATTACTTGTTTTATAACTTATTTTTTATTTACCTTTGTCTTTAAAAAAGAATTGCATTCAATAAAATTTATTTCTAATGAAAATCTTGAGGGTAATAAACTTCATTTTTCATATTCTAATTTAAAAAAAGAATTTAATTTGCTAAACAAAGAACAAAAACACGTATTTTTATGCCTAGGAATAATGTTTTTTATGTTTTTAACTCAGTTCATACATAACATAAACACATTAATTATAATGTCAATTTGTGTACTTCTTTTATTACTAAGAAAAATAGTTGGATTTAGTACTTTAAAAGAAATAAATTGGAAGGTCCTTATTTTTTTTATAGCAGCATTTTCAATTGGAGGAGTGTTAAAGTACTCTGGAGTTGTAGATATAATGGGAAATTATTTGATAAAGTTTATACCAAACTCTTCAGAAATTATTTCAATATTGTTTTTGATAACTCTCACAATAATCTTGAATATATGTCTTGGAAGTGCTGTCACTACATCATCTGTAGTAATACCATTACTTGGAAGTTTACATATACTAAAGGAAAATAGTGTTACTTTATGTCTATTTGTCTACATTATAGTAAGCATACAGTACATATTACCATTTCATCATGCTACAATAATGGTTGGTCATGGTGAAAATCTGTATAATAGCAAGGTTATTTTCAAATACGGTTTAACTTTGATTCCTTTAACCTACTTTATAATAATATGTATAACATTCCCTTGGTGGAAATTTATAGGACTAGAAACCTAA
- the fsa gene encoding fructose-6-phosphate aldolase yields the protein MQLILDTGNVEEIKELCTCLPIDGVTTNPSIVSKEKKNFKQLINEIGEIIGEDMPIHAQVLSTKYEEILEEALYISSLRKNIYVKIPVTQDGLRAIKDLHRKGVKITATAIFTAHQGFLAAKAGANYIAPYVNRLDNISGDGVAMVSELIKIIDTYKMDTKVLAASFKNAQQVIELMQHGVHSVTVPYDICKSMMNHPLTDWSVDKFIEDWENTFGKGSKTNNI from the coding sequence ATGCAACTAATCTTAGATACAGGTAATGTGGAGGAGATTAAGGAGTTATGTACTTGTTTACCAATAGATGGTGTAACTACAAATCCAAGTATTGTTTCAAAAGAAAAAAAGAATTTTAAGCAACTTATAAATGAAATTGGTGAGATTATAGGTGAGGATATGCCTATACATGCTCAAGTGTTAAGTACAAAGTATGAAGAAATATTAGAAGAAGCATTATATATAAGTAGTTTGAGAAAAAATATATATGTAAAAATACCTGTAACACAAGATGGTTTAAGAGCTATAAAAGACCTTCACAGAAAAGGTGTAAAAATAACTGCTACTGCAATATTCACTGCTCATCAAGGTTTTTTAGCTGCAAAGGCTGGAGCAAATTATATTGCACCTTATGTAAATAGGCTTGATAATATATCTGGTGATGGAGTAGCTATGGTTTCAGAACTTATAAAAATAATAGATACTTATAAAATGGATACAAAAGTACTTGCAGCCAGTTTTAAAAATGCACAACAAGTTATAGAATTAATGCAACATGGGGTGCATAGTGTTACAGTACCATATGATATTTGTAAATCTATGATGAATCATCCATTAACTGATTGGAGTGTAGATAAGTTTATAGAGGATTGGGAGAATACTTTTGGAAAAGGAAGTAAAACAAATAATATTTAG
- a CDS encoding MATE family efflux transporter — protein MKDLTTGHEGKSIFFFAMPMLIGSLFQQLYNTADSIIVGRFIGKEAMAAVSGANPIMFLLVAALMGVSLGFSILVSQFYGSGDLKKVKATIDTTYILLFIGSILISILGIVFGGPMLKLMNTPESVFAQSKLYLTIIFSGILFSAGYNSVSAILRGLGDSVTPLYFLIIATILNIVLDLTFIVVLRMGVEGVALATIMAQAVSFIISIIYLNKKHEVLKFKIKGIVYDNKIFKDGLRLGLPSGVQQMLFSIGNMALQFLVNSYGTSAMAAFGAGLRIENFISLPIMNLGSAVSTFVAQNIGAGENERVKKGIRESIKMTLVLAVTVIALILLFRENLIALFNTDKDVIKIGSSYLFIIGPFFLFIGTSFVLSSAMKGAGDSMFALISSIVSLWLGRLPASYMLSKFFGTDGIWMGIPFGWTLGLIVTVIYYKKGHWKTKAIVNHRINE, from the coding sequence GTGAAAGATTTAACTACAGGTCATGAGGGAAAGTCCATATTCTTTTTTGCCATGCCTATGCTTATTGGTAGTTTATTTCAACAACTATACAATACAGCTGACAGTATAATAGTTGGTAGATTTATTGGAAAAGAAGCAATGGCGGCAGTCTCTGGAGCTAACCCTATAATGTTTTTATTGGTGGCAGCGCTTATGGGTGTTAGCCTTGGATTTTCTATTTTAGTGTCACAATTTTATGGCTCAGGAGATTTAAAAAAGGTAAAAGCTACTATTGATACTACATATATACTTTTATTTATTGGTTCTATATTAATAAGTATTCTTGGAATAGTATTTGGTGGCCCCATGCTTAAGCTTATGAATACACCAGAATCCGTTTTTGCTCAATCAAAATTGTATCTTACTATAATATTTAGTGGAATATTATTTTCTGCTGGATATAATTCAGTAAGTGCAATACTTAGAGGACTTGGAGATTCAGTAACTCCACTTTATTTTCTGATAATAGCCACAATTCTAAATATAGTTTTAGACTTAACTTTTATTGTCGTGCTAAGAATGGGTGTTGAGGGCGTTGCACTTGCCACTATAATGGCTCAGGCAGTATCATTTATAATAAGTATAATTTATTTAAATAAAAAACATGAAGTGCTTAAATTTAAAATCAAGGGAATTGTATATGATAACAAAATATTTAAAGATGGACTTAGATTAGGACTTCCAAGTGGAGTTCAACAAATGTTGTTTTCAATTGGAAATATGGCTCTTCAATTTTTAGTTAATAGTTATGGTACATCTGCTATGGCAGCTTTTGGTGCTGGTCTTAGGATAGAAAATTTTATAAGCTTACCTATTATGAATCTTGGTTCTGCTGTTTCTACTTTTGTTGCTCAAAACATAGGTGCTGGAGAAAATGAAAGAGTTAAAAAAGGCATTCGAGAATCTATAAAAATGACCTTAGTTTTAGCAGTTACAGTTATTGCTTTAATTTTGCTATTTAGGGAAAATCTAATTGCTCTATTCAATACTGATAAAGATGTCATTAAAATTGGCTCTTCTTACTTATTTATAATAGGACCATTCTTCTTATTTATTGGAACTTCTTTTGTACTTTCAAGTGCAATGAAAGGTGCTGGTGATTCCATGTTTGCACTTATAAGCTCAATAGTATCTTTATGGCTTGGAAGACTTCCAGCTTCTTATATGCTTTCTAAATTTTTTGGAACAGACGGAATTTGGATGGGTATTCCTTTTGGTTGGACTTTAGGTCTTATTGTTACAGTTATCTACTATAAGAAAGGACATTGGAAAACTAAAGCTATTGTAAATCATAGAATCAATGAATAA